In Hyla sarda isolate aHylSar1 chromosome 9, aHylSar1.hap1, whole genome shotgun sequence, the following proteins share a genomic window:
- the ZC4H2 gene encoding zinc finger C4H2 domain-containing protein isoform X1, with the protein MGDEQEIMCKLESIKEIRNKTLQMEKIKARLKAEFESLESEERHLKEYKQEMDLLLQEKMAHVEELRLIHADINVMENTIKQSENDLNKLLESTRRLHDEYKPLKEHVDALRMTLGLQRLPDLCEEEEKLSLDYFEKQKAEWQTEPQEPPIPESLAAAAAAAQQLQVARKQDTRQTATFRQQPPPMKACLSCHQQIHRNAPICPLCKAKSRSRNPKKPKRKQDE; encoded by the exons GAACAAGACTCTTCAGATGGAGAAGATAAAGGCTCGCCTTAAAGCAGAGTTTGAGTCTCTGGAGTCAGAAGAAAGGCACCTGAAGGAGTACAAGCAAGAGATGGATCTTCTACTACAGGAGAAAATGGCCCATGTAGAAGAGCTGAGGCTCATACATGCAGATATTAATGTG ATGGAGAACACTATCAAGCAGTCTGAGAACGACTTAAACAAATTGCTGGAGTCCACTCGGCGCTTGCATGACGAATACAAACCTCTGAAAGAGCATGTAGATGCCCTGAGAATGACTCTTGGACTGCAGAGGCTGCCAGACCTGTGTGAAGAGGAGGAGAAGCTGTCTCTGGA CTATTTTGAAAAACAGAAAGCTGAATGGCAGACAGAGCCCCAGGAGCCACCTATACCAGAATCCCTGGCAGCAGCAGCTGCAGCGGCCCAACAGCTACAAGTAGCCAGAAAGCAGGATACCAGACAGACAGCTACGTTCCGCCAGCAGCCGCCTCCTATGAAG GCCTGCTTGTCTTGTCACCAGCAGATTCATCGCAATGCACCCATTTGTCCACTCTGCAAAGCAAAGAGCCGGTCTAGAAATCCTAAGAAGCCAAAACGGAAGCAAGATGAATAG
- the ZC4H2 gene encoding zinc finger C4H2 domain-containing protein isoform X2 → MEKIKARLKAEFESLESEERHLKEYKQEMDLLLQEKMAHVEELRLIHADINVMENTIKQSENDLNKLLESTRRLHDEYKPLKEHVDALRMTLGLQRLPDLCEEEEKLSLDYFEKQKAEWQTEPQEPPIPESLAAAAAAAQQLQVARKQDTRQTATFRQQPPPMKACLSCHQQIHRNAPICPLCKAKSRSRNPKKPKRKQDE, encoded by the exons ATGGAGAAGATAAAGGCTCGCCTTAAAGCAGAGTTTGAGTCTCTGGAGTCAGAAGAAAGGCACCTGAAGGAGTACAAGCAAGAGATGGATCTTCTACTACAGGAGAAAATGGCCCATGTAGAAGAGCTGAGGCTCATACATGCAGATATTAATGTG ATGGAGAACACTATCAAGCAGTCTGAGAACGACTTAAACAAATTGCTGGAGTCCACTCGGCGCTTGCATGACGAATACAAACCTCTGAAAGAGCATGTAGATGCCCTGAGAATGACTCTTGGACTGCAGAGGCTGCCAGACCTGTGTGAAGAGGAGGAGAAGCTGTCTCTGGA CTATTTTGAAAAACAGAAAGCTGAATGGCAGACAGAGCCCCAGGAGCCACCTATACCAGAATCCCTGGCAGCAGCAGCTGCAGCGGCCCAACAGCTACAAGTAGCCAGAAAGCAGGATACCAGACAGACAGCTACGTTCCGCCAGCAGCCGCCTCCTATGAAG GCCTGCTTGTCTTGTCACCAGCAGATTCATCGCAATGCACCCATTTGTCCACTCTGCAAAGCAAAGAGCCGGTCTAGAAATCCTAAGAAGCCAAAACGGAAGCAAGATGAATAG